A single window of Ferviditalea candida DNA harbors:
- a CDS encoding phosphosulfolactate synthase — protein MKVTVHMNWHPQLADPTGSRNMKPRSTGKTMVIDKGLGLHTFEDLLHTSGEYIDIIKLGFGTSPLYPKPILERKIQLARENDICILPGGTFLESAICHDVTDAFFGMIAELGFTGLEVSDGTIEMDRNLRNQLIMRGVKQGFRVFTEYGKKTKGSSIHSKELVDTVHIDTEYGAELVIIEGRESGKGVGIYDEQGDFEDGRILDLLKNIPNPSAIMWEAPLKDQQVHLIRLLGRDANLGNIAAGDLLSLESLRRGLRSDTFSFANDVSHASFDGI, from the coding sequence ATGAAAGTAACCGTTCATATGAACTGGCACCCGCAGTTGGCCGATCCCACCGGCAGCAGAAACATGAAGCCGAGATCAACTGGCAAAACGATGGTCATTGACAAAGGGCTGGGACTTCACACATTTGAGGATCTTCTCCATACCTCGGGGGAATACATCGACATCATCAAGCTCGGCTTCGGCACTTCTCCTTTATATCCCAAGCCGATCCTGGAAAGAAAAATTCAGCTGGCCAGGGAAAACGACATCTGCATTCTACCGGGCGGAACTTTTCTCGAGAGCGCGATTTGTCATGACGTGACGGATGCGTTCTTTGGCATGATTGCCGAATTGGGTTTCACGGGGCTGGAGGTTTCCGACGGCACCATCGAGATGGACCGGAATCTGCGCAACCAGTTGATCATGCGGGGTGTAAAGCAGGGATTTCGTGTATTCACCGAATACGGCAAAAAAACAAAAGGCTCCTCCATTCATTCGAAAGAGCTGGTGGACACGGTTCATATCGATACGGAATACGGAGCAGAGCTTGTCATTATTGAAGGCCGGGAATCGGGCAAAGGTGTCGGCATCTATGATGAGCAGGGAGATTTTGAAGACGGACGGATTCTGGATCTGTTGAAAAACATTCCGAACCCGTCGGCCATCATGTGGGAAGCTCCGTTGAAGGATCAGCAGGTGCATCTGATTCGGTTATTGGGACGTGATGCCAATCTGGGCAATATCGCCGCCGGAGATCTGCTGTCCCTGGAATCCTTAAGAAGAGGCTTAAGATCAGACACCTTCAGTTTCGCCAATGATGTATCGCATGCCTCATTTGACGGAATCTAA
- a CDS encoding 2-phosphosulfolactate phosphatase — MRLDVIPSVNEARSDDLIHKTVIVIDVLRATSTIVTALAAGCAGIIPVETVIQAKNLREEGELLGGERYCKKITGFDLGNSPLEYRDHGLQGEKIIMTTTNGTRAMQKVQKASHVLLGSLLNARSCARVAWELKRDVVLVCAGTQDQFSLEDGLCAGCIVDCIYSFAEEQPEVNDFGLAMRHAYLHAGTDMQNAILSCANGKKLCRLGFEEDVLFCCNFNQFDVVPVLQDHILVKL; from the coding sequence ATGCGGTTGGACGTTATCCCCAGTGTGAATGAAGCCAGATCCGACGACTTGATTCACAAGACAGTCATCGTGATCGATGTGCTGCGGGCCACCAGCACGATCGTGACAGCACTGGCCGCCGGATGCGCAGGGATCATTCCCGTAGAGACCGTCATACAGGCAAAAAATCTTCGGGAGGAAGGAGAACTTCTCGGAGGAGAAAGATACTGCAAAAAAATAACCGGGTTTGATCTCGGAAACTCTCCGCTTGAATACAGGGACCATGGCCTGCAGGGGGAAAAAATCATCATGACGACCACAAACGGAACCAGAGCCATGCAAAAAGTGCAAAAAGCTTCTCATGTTTTGCTGGGGTCCCTGTTGAATGCCCGCAGCTGTGCGAGGGTGGCTTGGGAATTAAAGCGCGACGTGGTTCTGGTCTGCGCGGGGACGCAGGATCAATTTTCGTTAGAGGATGGCTTATGCGCCGGATGTATCGTAGACTGCATTTATTCATTCGCCGAAGAACAGCCGGAAGTGAATGATTTCGGCCTGGCCATGCGGCATGCCTATCTGCATGCCGGCACCGACATGCAGAACGCGATCCTGTCCTGCGCCAACGGAAAGAAATTGTGCCGGCTTGGCTTTGAGGAGGATGTCCTGTTTTGCTGCAATTTTAATCAATTTGATGTCGTTCCGGTTCTGCAGGATCATATTCTCGTGAAATTATGA
- a CDS encoding DUF441 domain-containing protein gives MNGEIVLVILIIVGMLGRSHIITIAACILLAVKLFDLDRFLPSVERRGLELGLLFLTMAVLVPFASNKITLREVISVFTSLPGVIALAGGALATYMNGKGLELLKIDPQLIVGLVIGSIFGIVFLKGIPVGPLMAAGITAVLLKIAQILFGGLR, from the coding sequence ATGAACGGTGAAATTGTATTGGTGATTCTCATTATTGTGGGTATGCTGGGGCGTTCGCATATCATCACGATTGCCGCATGCATTCTGCTTGCTGTCAAACTGTTCGATTTGGACCGTTTTCTGCCCTCGGTCGAAAGGCGCGGGCTTGAGCTCGGTCTGCTTTTTTTGACGATGGCCGTGCTTGTCCCTTTCGCAAGCAATAAAATAACCTTGAGGGAAGTCATCTCCGTGTTCACGTCTCTCCCGGGCGTCATCGCTTTGGCCGGAGGAGCTTTGGCTACTTATATGAACGGAAAAGGACTGGAGCTGTTAAAAATAGACCCACAGTTGATTGTGGGTCTCGTGATCGGCTCAATTTTCGGCATCGTTTTTCTTAAAGGCATTCCCGTCGGTCCGCTGATGGCCGCGGGCATTACCGCCGTGCTGTTGAAAATCGCACAAATTTTGTTTGGCGGACTCCGTTAG
- a CDS encoding aspartate kinase produces MSLIVMKFGGSSVGTAERIKKVAERIIASKEQGNRCVVVVSAMGDTTDELIDLSNQLTDHPPAREMDMLLTTGEQISIALLAMAIQSFGHEAVSYTGWQAGMITEPVHAKARITDIRPDRVLASLDQGKIVIVAGFQGISGDGEITTLGRGGSDTTAVAMAAAIHADYCEIYTDVDGVYSTDPRIVKCARKLDQISYDEMLELANLGAAVLHPRAVEYAKHYDVQLVVRSSFNHNEGTQVKEEAEVEHGIVVKGIALDKNVARISILEVEDTPGILAKVFTSLAKEGINVDIIVQSGTLNGKADFSFTVSSADVGKALQVIENIRPEVSYREVTSEAGLAKVSIVGAGMVSNPGVAAKMFEVISGQNVNIQMVSTSDIKVSCVVAADRANDVIIALHSAYGLDTSEQAFVGGPKERR; encoded by the coding sequence TTGTCTTTAATCGTGATGAAATTCGGCGGAAGTTCAGTCGGCACTGCGGAGCGAATCAAAAAAGTGGCCGAACGAATCATTGCAAGCAAGGAGCAGGGGAATCGCTGCGTGGTTGTCGTGTCCGCCATGGGGGATACGACTGATGAATTGATCGATTTGTCCAATCAACTCACCGATCATCCGCCGGCGAGAGAGATGGATATGCTGTTGACCACAGGAGAACAGATTTCGATCGCGCTGCTGGCTATGGCCATTCAGAGCTTCGGTCATGAAGCGGTATCCTATACCGGCTGGCAGGCCGGGATGATTACCGAGCCGGTTCACGCCAAGGCCCGGATAACCGATATCCGTCCGGATCGCGTGCTGGCATCCTTGGATCAAGGGAAAATCGTCATAGTCGCCGGCTTCCAGGGAATATCCGGAGACGGTGAAATCACAACGCTTGGCCGCGGCGGTTCGGACACGACCGCTGTAGCGATGGCTGCTGCGATTCATGCGGATTATTGCGAAATTTATACGGATGTGGACGGAGTTTACTCCACCGATCCGAGAATCGTCAAATGCGCACGGAAACTGGATCAAATCTCATACGATGAAATGCTGGAGCTGGCTAATCTCGGCGCTGCCGTTCTTCATCCGAGGGCAGTCGAATATGCCAAACATTACGACGTACAGTTGGTTGTGCGTTCCAGCTTTAATCACAACGAAGGTACGCAGGTAAAGGAGGAAGCGGAAGTGGAGCACGGTATCGTTGTCAAAGGAATCGCTTTGGACAAGAACGTTGCGAGGATCAGCATCCTGGAAGTTGAGGATACGCCGGGCATTTTGGCCAAAGTGTTCACTTCGCTGGCGAAGGAAGGCATCAATGTCGACATCATCGTACAAAGCGGCACGCTGAATGGAAAGGCGGATTTCTCTTTCACCGTATCATCTGCTGACGTCGGCAAGGCCCTGCAGGTCATTGAAAACATTCGGCCGGAGGTATCCTACAGGGAGGTGACTTCGGAAGCGGGGCTGGCCAAGGTGTCGATCGTCGGCGCAGGTATGGTCAGCAATCCCGGTGTGGCGGCGAAGATGTTTGAGGTGATTTCCGGCCAGAACGTCAACATTCAAATGGTCAGCACGTCGGATATCAAGGTTTCCTGCGTGGTGGCTGCGGATCGCGCAAATGATGTCATTATCGCGCTTCATAGCGCTTATGGATTGGATACAAGCGAACAAGCCTTTGTCGGGGGGCCGAAAGAACGCCGATAG
- the efp gene encoding elongation factor P, translated as MISVNDFKTGLTIEVDGDLFTVIEFQHVKPGKGAAFVRSKLKNLRNGNTVEKTFRAGENVTRAHIENREMQYLYASGNEFTFMDTETYDQITLSRKQLEWELNFLKENMNVNIMSFQGEILGINMPNSVELKVIETEPGIKGNTATGATKNAKVETGLQVQVPLFINEGDVLLIDTREGKYISRA; from the coding sequence GTGATTTCAGTTAACGACTTTAAAACCGGATTGACCATTGAAGTGGATGGGGATTTGTTTACCGTCATCGAATTTCAGCATGTGAAGCCAGGCAAAGGCGCAGCCTTCGTCCGTTCAAAGCTGAAAAATTTAAGAAACGGCAATACCGTTGAAAAAACGTTCCGCGCCGGCGAGAATGTCACGCGCGCGCACATTGAAAACCGAGAGATGCAGTATTTGTATGCGAGCGGCAATGAATTTACGTTTATGGACACTGAGACATACGATCAGATTACATTGAGCCGGAAGCAGTTGGAATGGGAACTGAATTTTCTCAAGGAAAACATGAATGTCAATATTATGTCGTTTCAAGGGGAAATTCTCGGCATCAATATGCCGAACAGCGTGGAGTTGAAGGTCATTGAAACGGAACCGGGAATTAAAGGCAACACCGCGACAGGCGCCACCAAGAACGCAAAGGTGGAAACCGGCCTGCAGGTGCAGGTTCCGCTGTTTATCAATGAAGGAGACGTTCTGCTGATCGATACGCGCGAAGGCAAATATATTTCCCGCGCTTAA
- a CDS encoding M24 family metallopeptidase → MESVRIQRLRNAMAKIGLEALLITNVYNRRYMTGFTGTAGYALITQEKAVLYTDFRYRTQAPLQAKYYEVIEHLPNLTDSIKMTLNELQLARLGFEQDHLRFGTYQEYAKKLAGIELVPTSNLVETLRLEKDDSELQVLREAAELADRTFSHILKVLRPGLAEKDIALEIEIFLRRNGADSSSFDTIVASGERSALPHGVAGERKLGSNEFVKLDFGAYYKGYCSDITRTVLLGKPSDKHRQIYDIVLEAQLNVLEHLKPGMIGREADALARGVIAKYGYGDHFGHGTGHGLGLEIHEAPRLSVNSDTVLKPGMVVTVEPGIYLPGFGGVRIEDDVVITHNGIEIITKASKDFIVLN, encoded by the coding sequence ATGGAATCCGTTCGCATTCAACGGCTGAGAAACGCCATGGCCAAGATCGGTCTGGAAGCCCTGCTGATCACGAATGTTTACAACCGCAGATACATGACAGGCTTTACCGGTACGGCGGGTTATGCGCTGATCACACAAGAAAAGGCGGTGCTTTACACCGATTTCAGGTACCGGACGCAAGCGCCGCTTCAAGCAAAGTATTATGAGGTTATTGAGCATTTGCCCAACCTGACCGATTCGATCAAGATGACGTTGAACGAGCTGCAGCTGGCCCGCCTCGGTTTTGAACAAGACCATCTGAGATTTGGCACTTATCAAGAATATGCCAAAAAGCTGGCCGGAATCGAGCTTGTACCGACATCGAATTTGGTAGAGACGTTAAGGCTGGAAAAGGACGATTCCGAACTGCAGGTGCTGCGGGAAGCCGCGGAGCTTGCGGATCGGACGTTTTCCCACATTTTGAAGGTACTCAGGCCGGGACTTGCGGAAAAAGACATCGCACTGGAAATCGAAATTTTTCTGCGCAGGAACGGAGCCGACTCCTCTTCATTTGACACAATCGTAGCTTCCGGAGAAAGGTCCGCTCTGCCCCACGGGGTTGCCGGTGAAAGAAAGCTCGGCAGCAACGAATTTGTCAAGCTGGATTTCGGGGCTTATTACAAAGGGTATTGCTCGGATATTACCCGAACGGTGCTCCTTGGAAAGCCGTCCGACAAGCACAGGCAAATTTACGACATCGTGCTGGAGGCGCAGCTGAACGTGCTTGAGCATCTGAAGCCGGGTATGATCGGGCGTGAAGCCGATGCACTGGCCAGAGGCGTGATCGCCAAATACGGCTACGGGGATCATTTCGGACACGGCACCGGTCACGGTCTGGGGCTGGAGATCCATGAAGCTCCGAGGCTTTCCGTGAACAGCGATACCGTTTTGAAGCCGGGTATGGTGGTTACGGTTGAACCGGGCATATATTTGCCGGGTTTCGGCGGCGTCCGTATTGAAGATGACGTGGTGATTACGCACAACGGCATTGAAATTATCACCAAGGCATCCAAAGACTTTATCGTGCTCAATTAG
- the aroQ gene encoding type II 3-dehydroquinate dehydratase, which yields MKQILILNGPNLNMLGIREPAVYGVETLSDIERKLERLAESLSGIELDFFQSNHEGALIDRIHQAHGEKDGIVINPGAFTHYSYAIRDALDAVGIPAVEVHLSNIHKREPFRHVSVTAPVVIGQIAGFGTFSYELGLTAIHQYLMKKG from the coding sequence ATGAAGCAAATACTGATTCTGAACGGCCCGAATTTAAATATGCTGGGCATCCGGGAGCCTGCCGTTTACGGCGTCGAAACGCTGTCCGACATTGAACGGAAGCTTGAGCGCCTGGCAGAAAGCTTGTCCGGAATTGAATTGGATTTTTTTCAGTCCAACCATGAAGGCGCTTTGATCGACAGAATTCATCAGGCACACGGCGAAAAGGATGGCATTGTCATCAATCCGGGGGCCTTTACCCATTACAGCTATGCCATTCGCGACGCCTTGGACGCGGTCGGCATTCCGGCGGTGGAAGTGCATCTTTCGAACATTCATAAGCGGGAGCCGTTCCGCCATGTATCCGTGACGGCCCCTGTCGTAATCGGGCAAATAGCCGGTTTCGGCACCTTCAGCTACGAGCTGGGATTGACGGCTATTCATCAATATCTTATGAAGAAGGGTTGA
- a CDS encoding YqhR family membrane protein, translated as MAEDNRESSGKPLTNRWMHAMYIGFFAGLIWGALKILLYLIKFTKVIPGFLAEPFFKNEFLKTWNGHVIGLLFFIVFSIAAALLYTALFVKHKGPWIGLFYGLAWWAVLYLLVGPPSGMMKSIRLLDTNTLLADLCLFTLWGVFIGFSISYEFTDERVREPGALGSNR; from the coding sequence ATGGCGGAAGACAACCGGGAATCGAGTGGCAAGCCTTTAACCAATCGGTGGATGCATGCGATGTATATCGGCTTTTTTGCCGGTCTCATCTGGGGAGCGTTAAAAATCCTGCTTTACTTGATCAAGTTCACCAAAGTGATTCCGGGATTTTTGGCCGAACCGTTTTTCAAAAATGAATTTTTAAAAACTTGGAACGGACATGTGATCGGCCTGCTGTTCTTTATCGTTTTTTCGATTGCCGCCGCGCTGCTCTACACCGCGCTGTTCGTCAAGCATAAAGGACCTTGGATCGGCTTGTTTTACGGATTGGCGTGGTGGGCTGTCCTGTATTTGCTCGTCGGCCCCCCTTCCGGAATGATGAAATCGATACGGCTTCTGGATACGAACACATTGCTGGCGGATTTGTGCCTGTTTACCTTATGGGGGGTTTTCATCGGCTTCAGCATCTCTTACGAATTTACCGACGAAAGAGTCCGGGAACCCGGCGCCCTAGGATCGAATCGTTGA
- a CDS encoding DUF1385 domain-containing protein, translated as MSQPKCTIYGGQAVIEGVMFGGQTVHVTAVRRKNNEIEFFEAPKREQNWVKALKKIPFVRGLVGIVEASAKGSQHLTFSAEAYAEDESGEETSTTAKKVAKDEKKSIFSNFSTILSVAVVGVLSFIFGKLIFTLVPAFVEDFLFRNAFENQVLHNFIEGIIKIVLLLFYLFAISQTPLIKRLFQYHGAEHKVISCYEAGEELTVRNVQKYSTLHYRCGSSFMVLTVIIGVVIYSFIGYDTLWERIVQRVALLPVVIGVSYEVLRFTNSVREIPLLRYLGYPGLWLQHLTTKQPDDRQVEVAIASFKRMLELDGRNASDPGLVR; from the coding sequence ATGTCGCAGCCCAAATGCACGATTTATGGCGGGCAAGCAGTGATCGAGGGCGTCATGTTCGGCGGTCAAACCGTTCACGTAACTGCCGTACGCCGCAAAAATAACGAAATCGAATTCTTTGAAGCGCCCAAACGGGAACAGAATTGGGTCAAAGCTCTGAAAAAAATCCCCTTTGTCAGAGGACTCGTCGGAATTGTCGAAGCCAGCGCTAAAGGTTCTCAGCATTTGACGTTTTCTGCGGAGGCCTATGCGGAGGACGAAAGCGGCGAAGAAACAAGTACGACGGCCAAAAAAGTGGCCAAGGACGAGAAAAAATCGATTTTCTCCAACTTCTCCACCATTTTGAGCGTAGCCGTCGTCGGCGTTCTGTCGTTTATTTTCGGCAAACTGATATTTACGCTGGTACCTGCATTTGTGGAAGACTTTTTATTCAGGAATGCGTTCGAGAACCAGGTGCTGCACAATTTCATAGAAGGCATTATCAAAATTGTTTTGCTGCTCTTCTATCTGTTTGCCATCTCACAAACTCCGCTGATTAAACGACTGTTCCAATACCATGGGGCCGAGCACAAAGTCATCAGCTGCTATGAGGCCGGGGAGGAGCTGACCGTTCGGAACGTGCAGAAATACAGCACGCTGCATTACCGCTGCGGCAGCAGCTTTATGGTACTGACCGTCATTATCGGCGTGGTGATCTATTCGTTTATCGGCTACGATACCCTGTGGGAAAGAATTGTCCAGCGCGTGGCGCTGCTGCCCGTGGTCATCGGAGTTTCCTATGAAGTGCTGCGTTTTACAAACAGCGTCAGAGAAATTCCGCTGCTTCGGTACCTCGGTTACCCGGGACTCTGGCTCCAGCATTTGACGACCAAGCAGCCGGACGACCGGCAGGTCGAAGTGGCGATCGCATCCTTCAAGCGGATGCTCGAGCTCGACGGCCGGAATGCATCCGATCCCGGACTTGTCCGATAA
- a CDS encoding patatin-like phospholipase family protein: MLVNAVFEGGGVKAIGLVGALKAAEDRGVRFNKVAGTSSGAIIASLIASGYTADEIEKILLQTPFTSFLKKTLWHRVRVVGPMVRLFIKKGLYSGESLEFWIKGLLQQKGVRTFGDLKPNQLRIIASDISDGRILVLPEDIRNYGVDPQKLEVASAVRMSASLPYFFDPVIYRKPLRFKEKPLHFKQQFVYIVDGGILSNFPLWIFDKESALQERTNMMPTVGFQLVGMKEGVARKIYGPFTMFQALLATMMDAHDERYIEDHNRFRTIKIPTLGVQTTQFGISRELSKKLYDSGYSAALRFFDKWSVSAYMSQYKNIVQKQKV; this comes from the coding sequence CTGCTCGTCAATGCGGTATTTGAAGGGGGTGGGGTTAAAGCGATTGGCTTGGTCGGCGCCTTGAAGGCGGCAGAGGACAGGGGAGTTCGCTTCAATAAGGTGGCAGGCACTTCCTCCGGAGCGATCATCGCTTCATTGATTGCTTCCGGTTACACGGCAGACGAAATCGAAAAAATTCTTTTGCAGACTCCGTTTACTTCTTTTTTGAAAAAAACGTTATGGCATCGTGTCAGAGTCGTAGGGCCGATGGTTCGGCTGTTCATAAAAAAAGGATTGTATTCCGGGGAAAGTCTTGAGTTCTGGATCAAGGGCTTGCTGCAGCAAAAAGGAGTGCGGACCTTTGGCGATCTTAAGCCGAATCAATTGCGCATCATCGCATCCGATATTTCAGACGGGCGGATTCTCGTGCTGCCCGAAGATATCCGAAACTATGGCGTCGATCCTCAAAAGCTCGAGGTGGCCAGTGCTGTCAGGATGAGCGCCAGCCTGCCCTATTTTTTCGACCCTGTCATCTATCGAAAACCGCTGAGATTCAAGGAAAAACCGCTGCATTTCAAGCAGCAGTTTGTCTACATCGTGGATGGAGGGATTCTCAGCAATTTTCCATTGTGGATCTTTGACAAGGAAAGTGCTTTGCAAGAAAGAACAAATATGATGCCGACGGTCGGCTTTCAGCTTGTCGGGATGAAGGAGGGGGTCGCGAGGAAAATCTACGGTCCGTTCACGATGTTTCAGGCCTTGCTGGCCACGATGATGGATGCGCATGACGAAAGATATATCGAGGACCACAACCGTTTTCGAACGATCAAAATTCCGACGCTCGGGGTGCAAACCACTCAATTCGGGATTTCCCGGGAATTGAGCAAAAAGCTGTACGATTCAGGCTACAGTGCGGCGTTGCGGTTTTTCGACAAGTGGTCCGTGTCCGCTTATATGTCCCAATATAAGAATATCGTGCAGAAACAAAAAGTCTGA
- the mntR gene encoding transcriptional regulator MntR yields the protein MAATPSMEDYLERIYKLIDEKGYARVSDIAEGLEVHPSSVTKMIQKLDKDNYLIYEKYRGLILTSKGKKMGKRLVDRHQLLEDFLYLIGVQQDNIYQDVEGIEHHLSWDSITCIESLVEFFRRDPERIKDLHLLRMELETTE from the coding sequence ATGGCGGCCACACCCAGCATGGAAGACTATCTTGAGCGAATCTATAAATTGATCGATGAAAAAGGGTACGCAAGAGTATCTGACATTGCGGAGGGCTTGGAAGTCCATCCCTCATCGGTGACGAAAATGATTCAAAAACTCGATAAGGACAATTACCTGATCTATGAAAAATACCGGGGTTTGATTTTGACCTCGAAGGGCAAAAAGATGGGAAAACGCTTGGTTGACCGGCATCAACTGCTGGAGGATTTCCTTTACCTGATCGGAGTGCAACAAGACAATATTTATCAGGATGTTGAAGGGATCGAGCATCATTTGAGCTGGGATTCCATCACCTGCATCGAATCGCTGGTTGAATTCTTCCGCCGGGATCCGGAACGGATCAAGGATCTGCACCTGCTTCGTATGGAGCTGGAGACAACTGAATAG
- a CDS encoding metal ABC transporter permease — translation MDILLEPFFQRALLGGFLIGMMAPLLGTYLVLRRLSMIGDTLAHVSIAGVALGFLIQVYPVVVGLLFALLASFAVEKLRRAYRSYAELSIAIILSGGVALASLLFTLGKGFNINVMSYLFGSIYTLDSVDLWMVTGVTAVVLAVVLIFFKELFLLTFDEDAAGISGLPIGFFNLLVTVLTAFVISVSIKIVGALLVSALLIIPVAASLVLAKGFRQGVVLAVIISEIAVIGGLVLSGVWNLAPGATIVLLSILLLLAAFGIKRRINI, via the coding sequence GTGGACATCTTGCTTGAGCCTTTTTTTCAAAGGGCGCTGCTTGGAGGCTTTCTGATTGGGATGATGGCGCCTTTGCTGGGAACTTATCTGGTGCTTCGGAGGCTTTCGATGATCGGGGACACGCTGGCTCATGTGTCGATTGCGGGAGTCGCTCTGGGCTTTCTCATTCAGGTTTATCCGGTCGTCGTCGGTTTGTTGTTTGCTCTGCTGGCCTCCTTCGCCGTCGAAAAACTACGCAGAGCCTACAGGTCCTATGCGGAGCTGTCCATCGCCATCATTTTGTCGGGCGGGGTGGCGCTGGCATCTTTGTTGTTTACCTTGGGCAAAGGCTTCAATATTAATGTCATGAGCTATCTGTTCGGAAGCATTTATACATTGGACAGCGTTGATTTATGGATGGTGACCGGCGTAACCGCTGTCGTTTTGGCGGTCGTCCTCATCTTTTTCAAAGAGTTGTTTCTGCTGACCTTTGATGAAGATGCCGCAGGCATCAGTGGACTGCCCATCGGCTTTTTTAATCTGCTGGTGACCGTGCTTACGGCCTTTGTCATCAGCGTATCTATCAAAATCGTCGGCGCTCTGCTGGTTTCCGCGCTGCTGATTATTCCCGTCGCCGCCAGTCTTGTGCTCGCCAAGGGCTTCCGGCAGGGCGTCGTGCTGGCCGTCATCATTTCCGAAATTGCGGTGATCGGCGGTTTGGTACTGTCGGGTGTATGGAATTTGGCGCCGGGAGCAACCATCGTGCTCCTTTCGATCCTGCTGCTTCTTGCCGCTTTCGGGATAAAAAGGAGAATCAATATTTAA